The Dermochelys coriacea isolate rDerCor1 chromosome 7, rDerCor1.pri.v4, whole genome shotgun sequence sequence CTCCCTTAAAATGTGATGCATTGGTTGGACCACAGATTGTGTTGTGGCATAAAAGCAGTTGTGTCCTGTTTACATTCTCCTCTGGGGGCACATGTAGAAGAGTATTAGTATCTGATATATCCTGGCTCTGGACTACATCCTGCCCGTGGAAGTGGTATGATCTGATATCTTTCATTTAACTATGAAGATGCTAAGTCAATAGCACTGCTGTGCAGAAGTAATGTTAGTCTATTGTAACACACACACTATAGCACATTGCTGTGGAAGGAGATCACTTTTGTGCTGCGTATTGAGTTTCTCTGTGGAGGTATTATCCACGTTCTTTGTGCTTTAGTTAAAGTTAGTTTAAGCAGTTAGAGATCACTTTATAAAGTAGAAGATTATATACTGTCTTTCCATAAACTCCAGATTTTATGTTGACTTGAGATTTTGAACTAAGTTCTTTGGCCTAATGAGACTTTGCAACAAATTGTCTCTGGCCTTATGAGAGAGAACGGCTAAACCTAGAGTCTATTCACTTTTGTAAATCTGCTTGTTATGGGAAATCACGGTTGTAAAATACTTACATACTGTACTGTATGAAGTTATGAGCCTTCTGAAGTATTACATAAGCATGTATGCAAAGATCTTAAAAAATATGGGTTTGTTTTCGTGTTAAAGAATTTCAATCTTGTGTATCTGCTCTGATTTAAAAATGCTTCAAGAAAAGTATGAAAACAGGCCACCTTTTAACTACATCTCTTCGTACAACTTTCATTTTAGCATAACAAAGCTAACTTTATCAGGAACAAAAGTACAAAAAtcccagtttaaaacaaaactagcttcctcaaaattaaaataatctctATATGGCTCAGAATTTGATTTGTGGAAGTAATCCCAAAGTTTTAATCTGTCTTTCCCAGCTGATAAAAGCATCCCTTTTCTGGCCATTAATGGCACTATCCACTTCTGGCATGCAGCACATAAAACGTCACTGATAGCATAGATACAGAAAATGAAATACTAACCTTATCCAGATTGAAGTGTCTGGTTTCATTGCAGTGATTCTTTATATAGAACAAAGCCTTGTTTCATATGAAATGCCTACACATGACTTGATCTGTTCTTAAAAGTTCACCGTGTGGTTTAGTGTgcgccaactttttttttttttgtgtctgtgtgtggtcAGGTACCTATGGTGTTGTGTATAAGGGTCGACACAAATCCACAGGACAGGTGGTTGCCATGAAGAAAATTCGACTAGAAAGTGAGGAAGAAGGTGTTCCCAGTACAGCAATCAGAGAAATTTCTTTACTAAAAGAGCTACATCATCCCAATATAGTCTGGTATGCATGCAATATTCTCAGATTTAAGCCAATTTCTCTATTGGGAAgggctccctctctcctcccacgTCAAATCTGATTATTAAACACTCTCTAGTGAAAGAGGAGGGCCTTGCTTTTGCTTCAGTCTGAATTTCTCATAGCTACAAATCTTCCATACAGCCCCAGATAATGACTTTTTCCTCTGCACATCCTTATTACTTAGTGTCTTTCTGCTCTTCTTCCCACTACCTCCTCCACCCACCGCTTTGGGAATGTTCTAAGATTCTCATTTGTTACTTTGGAATCTGTACAGCATAGCTATCCTTTTTCCAGCTAAAGAGAAATGgatatcaacaagatgaaattcattatAGACAAgtgtaaaatatttcacttaagaaggaaaaatcaaatgcacaactacaaaacggggaataactggctaaatGGTAGTACTGCTGCcaaggatttgggggttatagtggatcacagattgaacaagtcaacaatatgatgcaattgcaaaaaaggctaatattctggggtgtattaacaggagtgtcctatgtaagacacaggacgtaattgtcctgctttacttggcactggggaggcctcagctggaatattgtgacTAGTTCttggtgccacattttaggaaagatgtggacaaattggagagagtctagaggagagccacagaaattataaaaggtttacaaaatctgacctatgaggaaaagttaaaattaggctttttttttttttttcttgaggggagtggggggggggggactgagtGGGAACCTGATAAACCTTCAAATATGATCAGGGTTATTACAAACATGatagtgataaattgttctccatgtctattgaaagtaggacaagaagtaattggcttaatcttcaatcaagggagatttaggtttggtattaggaaaaacttttatgACTATTAatatagttaagcactggaatacgcTTCCAAGGGAGACcgtggaatcctcatcattggaggtttttaagaatagattagacaaacacctttcggGGTGTTTGGTCCTGCTTCAGGGCAAAGTGCTGAACTAGATGAACTTTTGAggtcccagccctacatttctatgatttttatgGCTCCCTTCTGGAATCAGTTTATGCTGTGTTATGCAGTGAGCCATGAGGATCTCCTGATACTTCAAAACTGCAAGTAACTTACCGGACCCGAGTGACTGACCACTAACATGGTTTAGCTTGAGTCCTGGCTGTCTGAagggtttgctttgtttttgcggcagatattttaaaatgtatagctgTTTGTTTGATAGTGCACTTTCATAATTGGTACAAATCTGAGAGCTGTAATTAAAATTTTGGGTATTGGAAATCTTTGAATTTATAGTAGAATTGCTTGACCTTAGAAAACCATTTAATATATATTGCCTCTAAAATATTCACTTATTCCTCATAGGGTATACAGATCCTATTTGGCTTAACCGGGGCTTTATTTGATAGAGATACTCACCAGTTAAGATTAAAAATGTCTTTGTCTTGTGTGTAGGTTCAAATCACAATCCACATCTTGTTTTCTTATTTGACAGGGGAGCATAAAAACCGCTAAATTACAAGTCCTATTTTAGGTTCCAATCtttcactgagctgtccatgTGTAGACCACTTCTCTCACATAGAGTACCACTGAAATAGGAGTCTGCTTATGTAGAGCTCAGTGAGATTGGGCCCATAATATAGTAATTTAGGCACTGATCGAACTTCTATGGAAGTaattgtcttcagtggaagttagaTAGGGCCTTtacttattttcaaaagtttcaCTAGTACcttgtttgccatttttaaaaagagagcctCGTCCTTTTTTTGAGTATCTGCTTCCCAGGATCTTTTTCTGGATGATGATAGAGCACTGTTCCCTCCTGCCTAGAAGATTTGAATTCTTAGTTTCAAGTTGGCCTGGCACTACCagtttaattaataatttcaCATGTGACTGATCTCCCAAATTGCACTGAATCTCATTGCTTAACAATACTGCTGAGAGGCTAAATAACCCTAACGCATGCCAGCTCAGATGAAAGCCAAGAGAAAACCAGTGACTTTCTGACAATGTGGATGAATAGCCTCAGCTGGGGAAGTGCTAAGCAATTCTAAGCTCTGAGATTCTTGGAAAAGTGCTTGAGCAGTAATGTCAGCTTGCATCTGTGTAAGGCTTTCAGGGGAGGTGTAGTATGGAGTTAATGTATCATAGATATATTTTTCATTAGTCTTCAGGATGTGCTTATGCAAGATTCAAGACTGTACCTCATCTTTGAATTTCTTTCTATGGATCTCAAAAAATATTTGGACTCTATTCCATCTGGCCAGTATGTAGATTCCATGCTTGTTAAGGTAAGGGAGTCAATATAGTAACTATCAGTGTCACTTCATCTTGTATTTTAAAGATGTATATGGAAAGAGCAAACTGTGAAATCTGCCATGCTGGAAacactattttgtttgtttgttttttaaaataatacttcaAGCTGCATGACTACTTTTGATGTTTCTTTCCTTTCACCCCTAAGGAGGGGAGGCTTGGGAACAATTTGCTGGTATCATTAAGAGGTGGGCCTTCTGAATCTTAAATCTGACATTTTGTCTAGTGCACCCTCAAATTTTTTTAGATGCATTTCAAAACCTAAAAATGACTTAGTTCTAATACAAGCATTTGAATAATAGACAACACTGTTACATATCTTTTTTGCATTAATCATAACAATGTTGCCTTCATGAAGAGAATTTTGTAAAGTTTACTTACAGTTTGCAACGTTATGGCTCTTAGCTGACCATTTCTATAGTATGTCAACTCTAGTGGCAGATCTGACATAAGCAAATAGTGCCACATGATGCAGAACAGTAGTTTGCAGTAAagctaattttaattttttcccttctcGTATTTCACTCCTGCAGAGTTACCTGTACCAAATCCTGCAAGGTATTGTATTCTGTCATTCAAGAAGGGTTCTGCACAGAGACTTAAAGCCTCAAAACTTGTTAATAGATGATAAAGGAGTAATTAAATTAGCAGATTTTGGACTGGCCAGAGCCTTTGGGATCCCTGTCCGGGTGTATACACATGAAGTAAGTGAATTGCAGTGTGTTTTTTCCATAACTGACACAACAAGGGTTtgtaggcactatgataataggtataataaataactctcattccagtttctctctctccattaatGGTTTCTTTGAGGAAATGCTAACTGCTAATATAAAGTAGCTAAAAGAATACTGTTAACTAagaaaaaagttttcagaataattctatcttaaaattacattttaaaaagattactATAGCAGTGAGACTACTTTTTCCAATTTCAATTTGTGCATTTAACAGTGACAGCTTCACTGTAGTCATTTCTCTCTTTTACTCTGATTGATAGACAAGCTTTGTTAAGTGTGACAACAGTGTTGTTGTAATAAAATGGTAGGTTGAGGGATGAATCTTGAGTAGATGGTACTTCTAACTTTTAAACTGACTTTTTCAAGTTTATTATGTCCACTTACCCTGAGGTGCTCTGAACTACAACACCTAAAAAAAACTCCCATGGATCATAACAGACCTACAGAGCATGACTGTTTCTGTCAAAATGCTAACAAAAATAGCCAAGAACAAACAAATTTAACTGATAAACATAAAAATATATCCACTCCTCAAAGAGAGCAGGATGTAATTACGGCAGATAGTGCTATTCCAAATAAATCAATAGGTCCCACTTGTAGTAGTTTAGTTGGCAACAGTTctgattatattttattaaaagaattaATATATTTGGAACAATTTTCCCACTGGAAGATGAGCCATACTTTTGTACAACCATCTGGAAGATTTAATGCAACTATAAATTACAAATAAGAATTTTCTTGTGCAATAGGTAGTGACGCTGTGGTACAGATCTCCAGAGGTGTTGCTAGGATCTGCTCGTTACTCAACTCCTGTAGATATCTGGAgcataggtactatatttgctgAAATAGCAACTAAGAAACCACTGTTTCATGGAGACTCTGAAATTGATCAACTCTTCAGAATCTTCAGGTATTTAAGACACAATCTTTGCTAAATACATAGCGATGCAAAGAATGCTTTATGAAGCTATACTCTGCATAACATTTTAATAATGAGTTACAATTGCTCAATACAAATTATCAGCTCTTTGCTTATTCTTTTGTAGAGCTTTAGGGACACCCAACAATGAGGTGTGGCCCGAAGTGGAATCCTTGCAAGACTATAAGAACACATTCCCCAAGTGGAAACCTGGCAGTCTGGCATCTCACGTCAAAAACCTAGATGAAGATGGACTAGATTTACTCTCTGTAAGTGGCCTTTTCTTCTAAACTTCATCTCAAGGAGGCTATTGGGGGTTAAAAGTACCTGGTGTCTTCTAAGATATCTAAAACCAACTTAATCCAGCTTGGTATAACCATaatgcaaaaaagaaagagtacttgtggcaccttagagactaacaaatttatttgagcgtaagctttcgtgagctacaactcacttcatcggatgcattcggtggaaaatacagacttgattaGCAACATCTTCCGAGCAGGACGCTCATTTTGACAGGATTGTTTAACGTTTGTAACTGATAGAGAAGGCAGGaaactaaaaaaaccaaaacctcagagatgttccaataagcctcttttacagactagcctccttttagtctcttgctcaagagagagcctctccacccctaaaggatacctaaaagaaactggaacaaagaatagtaaccatgggggtgtgagtgattgttggacccagactaaaaggaggctagtctgtaaaagagaggcttattggaacatctgaggttttgggttttttttattttattttcctgccttctctgtcaattacaaacattaaacagTCCTGTCAAAATGAGTGTCCTGCTTGGAAGACGTTGCtaatcaagtctgtattttccaccgaatgcatccgatgaagtgagctgtagctcacgaaagcttatgctctaataaatttgttagtctctaaggtgccacaagtactcctttttctttttgcggatacagactaacgtggctgctactctgaaacctgttataatgcAAAGGTGCTTAAATTTTGCAATAGTAAAGGCCATGCAGGCAGCTTGCTGGGAGTTTAGTGACTGTGCCTAATTAGCATATTTATCCATTCTGCTTCCTTGATGGTTAGCAAACTTTGGTCTCTGGACTATTGGAATAATCTCTCTTGATCTCATCTTCATAGCTATAGGTAAGCAAGAGGGCAGCCAGAGCTTGTTTTATATTAGTGAGTCAGAGAGGCAACTTAAACCTGAAGTTTTAAATACTTGTCATTGAAGACTGCATGGCTCTTCCGGGCTGTACATTGAATTCCTAGTTTCTTGGCCAAATTAAAGTTTGTTATAGCAGTCTATTTATCTTGAGTCATCCTTTAGCTTGGAGTTTTTTGAATAAGATCTATTGAGTCTCTTGTTTACACTCTTACCTCTGGGCCAAAAGGTTCAGCTTCTCTGCCACGGTTGGACTTGTTCAGTTCTTTACACAACAAGAGGAATTCAAAGCCACCTTGTGTTCCGATCTTGCAAAGTAAGCTGGGGCCACCCTGGTCATTACTTGGATGGTAATCAGGTGTGTTAGCGATGTACCTGCTGTATCTGATGGCACTTTTAAAGTTGTATTGAACCAATGTTTGGTTTGTGGAATTGTACTGCTGgaattatggcttttttttttttttttttttaaggaaacttCAAAACCATTTGTACACTTCAAAATCAATTCCTCAGTCTGTCATACTTAGAACTGCAAGCCCAACCCTTCCCCTACTCTTTACAATCTGTAAAAGACTGGATTaaatttggggcggggggagacttCTGcctttttctactttttcatatGGAAAATATCAGGTTTTCATTTGCCTCTTTAGAGGGCCTTAGCAAAATCTTTAGAAATCAATAATGATGTAACCTAGGATTCTTGGACAGCCTTAGACTTCGCATCCTTTATTCTCTTAGTGGGGATGAAAGGCTGCAGCTCAGGTTGCAGCCCTGTGTGATGTAACTATTCATAGCCTCCTGGGATTTTTCTGTGGTCCTCTAACAAAGAAGGGAGGGAAGACCTGCATTtcaaatgtggggtggggggaaaaaacaagtgCCAACTTTTTCCTGAATCTTGAGACATTGATCTTAATACCTCTGTGGAGCAACACAGCACTTGGCAGTGGTAGTGTGTAGTTCTCCTACAAATTCCTACTGTAAATTCGCTTCACCAGTGCAGCTTAAGTTAATATGAAAGCCTTGGTCTTCCCTCACTTTTTTTTAGGATGACCTGTGACCACAAAAACATTGAATGAAAGAGTAAGGGTGATGAATCTTTAACAAGGTCTTCCTTTCTCTGTAATCTCACTAATAatagagtttttaaaaatccctcttgTGTGATCAGTATTTAACTAGTTCTGCAGTCATTAGTCTTCCAGCTTAGAGTACCCAGGCTTCTAATGTAAAACAAGCAGAACAAATAATAACtgaggggtggccaggccaaatttgagtgagtggcattgtgacctggcacatggggttgcAGACTCTTCGATGCTGGGATTGAAAAATACTGCCCTGAAAACTTTGTGGATATTAATGTATGTGTTAAAAGGTTTCCTAGCCATACTCAGTTAGACAACAGGGTCAAAGcactaattttctttaaaatacaaactCCTTGATTGGAATAAATGTATTGATGGCCCCAGTTCCATCTAGATTACACTGGAAAGTCCCAATCACACAGTGGGAGGAAAGCTCcaagtctaaaaagaaaaaagttttggggGTCATGAGTCAAAAAAAGGTTGAACCTGTGCGCTAGCATACGGAAGCAAAGTATGGCACAAACCAACACTTTGTTGACAGTGACTATCTTTAATACATGATCATCTAAAACACATCAAAGCAGAAACTTTTGTTACATAATTTGTGTACATATATTTGTGCAGATTTATAAAATGCCTATCGAGCTAGCTCCCTCACTACCTTGTGTGTCAAGACTATAGGACACTTATTTCACAGTGGAAAATTTTGTTAACAAAAAAATCCAACGGTGTTCTCCATTTCATAAGTCGACCAACAGTGTCAATAGATAAAGAATCTGAAATCCAAATTTAGCTCAGATTTCAGGCACTCAAATCTACAAAATGTAGCTTGCTAAGATAAAGCCATATGTTAAACTAGGATATGAAGACAGAAATGTTTCAAGTCTTAATCACTTCCCTGACCATATTCAACTTCCTTTATCAGAAGTAAAAAGGGATATGCTAATGATATCTAATAAAGCAAAATTGCCTAAGTTTGGAGTCGTACCAGGACAAAAGCAAGCTTTTCATCAATTAAAGTTGCACAAAAAAAGACTGTTAAATTCCTTTTAACAGTCACTGGTCAAAACTCAGACAGGACTATTCTACTTGAAAGATAGCAGCACAGAGTGTAAAATTGTCTGAGAGGTTCCTGTATCTCAGAAGTTAACTGGCAGTGCCTTCCAATATGGCTTTCATATCTGAGTTGCATATTTGGGCAATCAGTACTTCaaggcttataaggctttctggtAGCTAACTTATAGATTTAATAGTAGTGCTACATGCAGTGGAACCTCAGAGCTACAAAATGACCAGttaaccacacatctcatttggaaccagaagtacgcaatcaggcaggagcagccccaccccttcccccataaAACAAGCAAATAccatacagtactgtgttaaatgtaaactactaaataaGGACAAGAttatttgacaaggtaaggaaactatttctgtacatgtttcatttaaattaacctggataaaagcagcatttttcttctgcatagtaaagtttcaaagctgtattaagtcaatgttcagttgtaaacttttgaaagaaccataacattttgttcagagttacaaatgtttcagttatgaacaacctctgtTCCCAAGGtgtgtaactctgaggttctactgtagatgtTTTTCCCATAAGTGCATCAGCTCCCAAAATTAACTAACATAGGTTGTGAGTGTTCATTAGAAAACCCTATTTTCAGGGATGTAACTGAGCTGTAACATGTTATTTAGGACTAAAACGTGATACACAAGTTCTAAAGCCAGAAGCAATATTTACATTTCTATTTTATAGAACTGTTTAACCAAATGAAGTTCAGGGCTTGGAAATTCAAAGTGGGAGACCTCCCAGTAGAGACAATgattaagttttaaaaatattcaaggaCTTGCTATTTTGTAGTGGGTACCTTGACCCTCCATTATCCCTCTGCCCACCTTCCAGAATCTGAATTGGCTCTTTTGAGGCAATGCTCCTTGTCTTCCTTggtaacttgggggggggggaaggggggaaagtcAGGAGGATTTGGAGGGAAGAGGTAGGTGGAGCTTTGGGAGTTTCCTATCAAAAGCGTACCTTTTAACTGAAAAGAGGTTACAGCAAAGGAAAGACCCATGCCCTGCATAGGCTTGTCTTAGTTTTGGGACTGACTTACTGTGGAGTAGTCCCGCTGAGTTtaagtttttaatctaatttaaatGGTTCCTTATGGGGCCTAGAAGGCCCTTGAATGCCATAGTAACTAAAATGCTTCCTTTTCTCCTTAGTACTAAAACTGTGGGGAGACTAATAATACACTGTATGTAACATCTGTGCTGAATCTTTCATCTTTGTTCTGTGGGAGCAAAATCTTGCCATTTTAagctgtttataaaaaaaaaaaaaaaatccctggtcTGTCTTAACCCCATCTACATTGAACACACTTGCATACCTCTCAAActgggtttcacatttaactGCTCACtcatgcacacatacaaagtATTTTATATGTATTAGTGTAAATATTGACTGTCAAACTGTCAACTTCACATCTGTTTAAGAATACTGAATTTAGGGAAACAAATAACTAGTGTGCCTATTCACACACTTCTTAAAAAGCATGGAATACTTGATGATATTCTGCACTATCAGGAAACTAAAACTAAGGCAAAGGCTGCCATGAGATATCCAGAGTTGCTTTTAAAAGCATACCTAATGCAAACAGGTGAACTACCAAACATAGTGGCTTGGTTACTAAACCAGAGGGTAAATGAATGAATGCATTTGTCTCATTTTGAAGTTCTAAGAATTGCTGTATTTGAGATGTTGGTTCAAATacctttttaaatgaagcttcttggTCAAAGTGAGCTTGGAAGTCATTGCATATAGGAGAACTCCTTTTTCTATTAAAGTATTGGCAGATGAAGCTCAACCATGCTTTATAAGTAACTAAACTATTTTTATCCCcagaaaatgttaatttatgATCCTGCAAAAAGAATCTCTGGCAAAATGGCCTTGAACCATCCATACTTTGATGACTTGGACAAATCCAATCTTCCAGCCAATCAGATTAAGAAATTCTAATTCACCATTGGACTAAATCCACCTGAGTGGTCTGAGCAAAATAGTTAATCGTGACATTTTTACTATTGAGTCTgtctaactttttttgtttttgtatgtgtCTGTCCTTTCTGCTCTAAAATTGCAGCTGTATTTAGCGTGTCCTGgtttaaatattaaatgtaaataaatattaacCTATTATTAGTGCTGAATTTAAATACAATGCAAATCTTGCTGCTATTAA is a genomic window containing:
- the CDK1 gene encoding cyclin-dependent kinase 1 → MDDYTKIEKIGEGTYGVVYKGRHKSTGQVVAMKKIRLESEEEGVPSTAIREISLLKELHHPNIVCLQDVLMQDSRLYLIFEFLSMDLKKYLDSIPSGQYVDSMLVKSYLYQILQGIVFCHSRRVLHRDLKPQNLLIDDKGVIKLADFGLARAFGIPVRVYTHEVVTLWYRSPEVLLGSARYSTPVDIWSIGTIFAEIATKKPLFHGDSEIDQLFRIFRALGTPNNEVWPEVESLQDYKNTFPKWKPGSLASHVKNLDEDGLDLLSKMLIYDPAKRISGKMALNHPYFDDLDKSNLPANQIKKF